The genomic interval CCTCATTTCCGCCATGCAGAACAATCCGTGGCGGCCGGTTGTCGCCTGTGACAACTTCGTCCAATTCCAGGCTTTGGGGAACTCCAGGGAAGAACTGCGGACAAATCTTGCCCGATACGGGTTCGAAGATCACGTCATCTTCTATGATTGCGACTTTCGAGAGGTGTATACCGCGGAACGCCTTCCGCATCCCGTCGGCCTCTACTTCTACGACGGCGCGCATGACTACCAGGCCCAATACGATGC from Candidatus Hydrogenedentota bacterium carries:
- a CDS encoding class I SAM-dependent methyltransferase: MDIALFRKAFWDKFGATRNVPEYVFWDPIDRLKEDACPEVDGMISIKKQRLLNLAFSFLQPDECYLEVGTYKGKSLISAMQNNPWRPVVACDNFVQFQALGNSREELRTNLARYGFEDHVIFYDCDFREVYTAERLPHPVGLYFYDGAHDYQAQYDA